Proteins encoded together in one Streptomyces umbrinus window:
- a CDS encoding DMT family transporter, with amino-acid sequence MSHAVSGLPIGRGLLCLTVAGAAWGTAGAVASLVYRASDMGPVALSFWRCAGGLALLLAVRSLRRPPRPAARPLLRTRLLRTGATGVGLAVFQTAYFAAVEATGLAVATVVTLGAGPVLIALGARLTMGERLGRAGYAAVAGALAGLAVLVLGSGGASVRPSGVALAVVSAAGYSVMTLLTRWWGRDGGTDVSSTTVGAFAVTTLCLLPFGLVEGLVPHTAEPARVIVLVVFIAAVPTALAYALYFAGAAVVRSATVSVIMLLEPVSAAVLAVGLLDERLTAATVAGTLLMLGSVAGLALAEARGTGTERRAPEEEPALLRGTAGSGERR; translated from the coding sequence GTGTCGCATGCTGTTTCCGGCCTGCCCATCGGGCGAGGCCTCCTCTGTCTGACCGTCGCCGGCGCCGCCTGGGGCACCGCGGGCGCGGTCGCCTCACTCGTCTACCGCGCCAGCGACATGGGCCCCGTCGCCCTGTCCTTCTGGCGCTGCGCGGGCGGCCTGGCCCTGCTGCTCGCCGTCCGGTCGCTCCGGCGCCCGCCACGCCCCGCCGCACGCCCCCTCCTTCGTACGCGGCTGCTGCGGACCGGAGCCACGGGCGTGGGGCTCGCGGTCTTCCAGACCGCGTACTTCGCTGCCGTCGAGGCCACCGGACTCGCCGTGGCCACCGTCGTCACCCTCGGCGCCGGTCCCGTGCTCATCGCGCTGGGAGCGCGGCTGACCATGGGTGAACGGCTGGGGCGCGCCGGATACGCCGCCGTGGCCGGGGCGCTCGCTGGGCTCGCGGTGCTCGTGCTGGGCAGTGGTGGTGCGTCGGTCCGGCCGTCGGGCGTCGCTCTCGCGGTCGTGTCCGCCGCCGGGTACTCGGTGATGACGCTGCTGACCCGCTGGTGGGGGCGCGACGGCGGCACCGACGTGTCCTCGACCACCGTGGGGGCGTTCGCCGTCACGACTCTGTGTCTGCTGCCGTTCGGGCTCGTGGAGGGGCTGGTGCCGCACACCGCCGAACCCGCCCGGGTCATCGTGCTGGTCGTGTTCATCGCCGCGGTTCCGACGGCCCTCGCCTACGCCCTGTACTTCGCGGGCGCGGCCGTCGTCCGCTCGGCCACCGTCTCCGTGATCATGCTGCTCGAACCGGTGAGCGCGGCGGTCCTGGCCGTCGGACTGCTCGACGAGCGGCTCACCGCGGCCACGGTGGCGGGCACGCTGTTGATGCTCGGGTCGGTGGCTGGGCTCGCGCTCGCGGAAGCGCGGGGCACGGGGACCGAGAGGCGGGCTCCCGAGGAGGAGCCGGCGCTGCTCCGAGGAACTGCGGGCAGCGGAGAACGTCGGTGA